A stretch of the Lolium perenne isolate Kyuss_39 chromosome 3, Kyuss_2.0, whole genome shotgun sequence genome encodes the following:
- the LOC139837970 gene encoding uncharacterized protein, whose product MAQILRLMMEDRQIARAESQANIAALRQIAQIAAGNRNNEYEKGGCDEEAPRSHLRDVQNTNPPMFSKCTAPLDADDWLRTIENNLEVAVVGEQEKVLLATHFLSGPARAWWENIKAMQAADHVINWEEFTAKFHKAHIPTGLMKMKRDEFFNLKQNNSNVVEYFGKFNTLARYAPQDTDTDEKKRDRFLNGLHEEIQSILVDVPYPDLEALVDAAIMVESKRKAAYETRKPKMQQ is encoded by the coding sequence ATGGCCCAGATTCTGCGCCTCATGATGGAGGACCGCCAAATAGCCCGAGCAGaaagccaagccaacatcgccgcACTTAGGCAGATTGCCCAGATTGCTGCGGGAAATCGCaataatgaatatgaaaaagGAGGATGTGATGAGGAAGCGCCAAGATCACACCTTAGGGACGTTCAGAACACCAATCCACCTATGTTCTCTAAGTGCACCGCACCCCTCGACGCGGACGATTGGCTCCGCACCATCGAGAACAACCTGGAGGTAGCTGTAGTTGGAGAGCAAGAAAAGGTACTTCTCGCCACCCACTTTCTCTCTGGTCCAGCGAGAGCATGGTGGGAGAACATCAAGGCGATGCAAGCGGCCGACCACGTCATCAATTGGGAAGAGTTCACCGCCAAGTTCCACAAGGCACACATCCCTACTGGACTAATGAAGATGAAGCGCGATGAATTCTTCAATCTGAAGCAGAACAACTCCAATGTGGTCGAATATTTCGGCAAGTTTAACACCTTGGCGAGGTATGCCCCACAGGACACTGACACTGATGAGAAGAAGCGCGACCGTTTCCTGAATGGTCTGCACGAGGAGATCCAGAGCATCCTCGTGGATGTTCCTTATCCTGACTTGGAGGCGCTAGTGGATGCCGCCATCATGGTGGAATCCAAGCGCAAGGCTGCATATGAAACCAGGAAGCCCAAGATGCAACAATAA